A section of the Anabaena cylindrica PCC 7122 genome encodes:
- a CDS encoding tetratricopeptide repeat protein, whose product MKQGHLFPRQTILNLDVEKFKVGIFHIVIAACFLSPTAANAIDITKQIHNPLNHPIGRQLNIRPQREEADRLLRLGQQQYTSGSIAKTIESGLKALEIYHSLGEMKAQGLTYDLLASAYIQLGNLKDAEDALRRRVGISRDNQDFENQIFALNNLGTLLLQKGEPKAAGATIQDALVMSRNLENIAGQGLSLSNLSLVYTRLGDYNQAIKLAETALIFRRQTGNVIGEINTLNNLGDAYLKAGDYQNTIGTYGAAMRLAKINFNRPNQLRAIDGLVTAHSAVGRYERALDLLEQRFEVVKFLQNPAEELKYLTSSGQINEKLGNYAKARNFYQQAISLARKLEDVKQEAKLLDSFNNLPKR is encoded by the coding sequence ATGAAACAGGGTCATTTATTTCCAAGGCAGACGATTTTAAATTTAGATGTTGAAAAATTCAAAGTTGGTATTTTTCACATTGTAATAGCTGCTTGTTTTCTGAGTCCCACAGCCGCAAATGCTATTGATATTACCAAACAAATCCATAATCCTTTAAATCATCCTATTGGCAGACAATTAAATATTAGACCACAAAGAGAAGAAGCTGATAGATTACTACGTTTAGGTCAGCAACAATATACATCAGGATCTATTGCTAAAACGATTGAATCAGGATTAAAAGCACTGGAGATTTATCACTCTCTTGGTGAGATGAAAGCACAAGGTTTAACTTATGATTTACTAGCCAGTGCCTATATTCAATTAGGTAATCTCAAAGATGCAGAAGATGCTCTTCGTCGTCGGGTAGGGATTTCCCGTGATAATCAAGACTTTGAAAATCAGATTTTTGCCCTCAATAATCTTGGTACACTCTTGCTGCAAAAAGGCGAACCAAAAGCCGCAGGAGCAACTATTCAAGATGCGCTAGTAATGTCTCGCAATTTGGAAAATATAGCAGGACAAGGACTTTCTCTTAGTAACTTGAGTCTGGTATATACAAGATTGGGTGATTATAACCAAGCAATTAAATTAGCTGAAACTGCTTTAATATTCCGCCGGCAAACTGGTAATGTTATTGGTGAAATAAACACTCTCAATAATTTAGGTGATGCCTACCTCAAAGCCGGAGACTATCAAAATACCATAGGTACTTATGGGGCAGCAATGCGGTTAGCTAAAATCAATTTTAATCGTCCTAACCAATTACGAGCAATTGATGGTTTAGTTACGGCTCATTCTGCTGTTGGTCGCTATGAACGGGCTTTAGATTTACTAGAACAACGGTTTGAGGTTGTTAAATTCCTACAAAATCCCGCCGAAGAATTGAAATATTTAACATCTTCTGGACAAATTAATGAAAAATTAGGGAATTATGCTAAAGCACGTAATTTTTACCAGCAGGCAATTTCACTAGCGCGAAAATTAGAAGATGTCAAACAAGAAGCAAAGTTGCTTGATAGTTTTAATAATTTGCCAAAACGTTAA
- a CDS encoding type II toxin-antitoxin system RelE family toxin, with amino-acid sequence MNSRTTIQFRKLFADLPEQVQEQTRSAYRQFTKDPTHPSLRFKKVHPDLPIYSARISKNYRAVGQLDGDTIIWFWVGSHAEYDKLLGQL; translated from the coding sequence GTGAATTCACGCACTACAATCCAGTTTCGTAAATTATTTGCTGATTTACCTGAACAAGTTCAAGAGCAGACACGTAGTGCATATCGTCAGTTTACGAAAGATCCAACCCATCCAAGCCTGCGTTTCAAGAAGGTGCATCCAGATTTACCAATTTATTCTGCCCGAATTAGCAAAAACTATCGAGCCGTTGGTCAGTTAGATGGAGACACTATAATCTGGTTTTGGGTTGGTTCACACGCCGAGTATGACAAGCTGCTGGGGCAATTATAG
- a CDS encoding sensor histidine kinase: MFQATRRRLALWYTAVTAILLLLFATGVYLYVRSTLVERVDDTLNHVVEVVERSLVIEPVNFQTNQIRVNIEASFRNNADNAEDDHIDLEWFSPTGKLLWSTFSEPLDIPIHNNPTGETVRVVGMGRWGDSDPHSELSKDSALLLRQVTQRVEMGRQVLGYLRVSHPWFEVTKPSRQLIFDLALGTGLMVISVAASGWFLSGKAMEPVRESYQRLKQFTADASHELRSPIALIQTNVQVALADLELGEVKANNVVQYRQQLKIVERLTQRLGKLVNDLLFLARQDSGISTEVFSSCPLDALLIEVVEEQQLLATEREITLILNLIDPPSELNPELLENWFTLMGNWDQIVRLCTNLISNALQYTPIKGEVKIELARLEGINRVSGMRYTSSQLQLKVSDTGVGIPPEAIPRLFDRFYRVDPARTHQTPKIANTTGSGLGLAIAQAIVEHHQGQIQIDSIVGEGTTFTVILPITVGV, from the coding sequence ATGTTTCAAGCTACTCGTCGCCGTCTTGCCCTTTGGTACACTGCTGTTACTGCTATTTTACTACTCTTATTTGCAACTGGTGTGTATTTATATGTTCGCAGTACGCTAGTTGAACGAGTTGATGATACTTTGAATCATGTAGTAGAAGTAGTAGAGCGATCGCTCGTCATTGAACCAGTTAACTTCCAAACTAATCAAATTCGCGTCAATATAGAAGCCAGCTTTCGCAACAATGCTGATAACGCAGAAGATGATCACATTGATCTAGAATGGTTTAGCCCCACCGGAAAATTACTTTGGTCAACATTCTCCGAACCTTTAGATATTCCCATTCATAACAATCCCACTGGGGAAACTGTGCGCGTAGTCGGGATGGGGCGATGGGGTGATAGTGATCCTCACTCAGAACTCAGTAAGGACTCAGCACTTTTATTAAGACAAGTCACACAAAGAGTAGAAATGGGAAGACAGGTATTAGGATACCTACGCGTGAGTCATCCCTGGTTTGAAGTTACTAAACCCAGTCGTCAGTTGATATTTGATTTAGCTTTGGGTACTGGGTTAATGGTAATTTCTGTAGCAGCTAGTGGTTGGTTTCTTTCTGGTAAAGCAATGGAACCAGTAAGGGAATCTTACCAACGTCTAAAACAATTTACTGCTGATGCTTCCCATGAACTGAGAAGTCCCATAGCTTTAATTCAAACCAATGTCCAAGTAGCCCTTGCTGATTTAGAGTTAGGAGAAGTAAAAGCGAATAATGTTGTACAGTATCGACAGCAATTAAAAATTGTAGAACGCCTAACCCAGCGTTTAGGTAAATTAGTCAATGATTTACTGTTTCTCGCACGACAGGATAGTGGTATTAGTACAGAGGTTTTTTCATCTTGTCCTCTTGATGCTTTATTAATAGAAGTTGTGGAAGAACAGCAACTTTTAGCTACAGAAAGAGAAATTACTCTGATTCTCAATTTAATTGATCCGCCGTCAGAACTCAATCCCGAATTGCTAGAAAATTGGTTTACTTTAATGGGGAATTGGGATCAAATAGTGCGGTTATGTACAAATTTGATTAGTAATGCTTTGCAATATACTCCAATTAAAGGAGAAGTGAAAATCGAATTAGCGAGATTAGAGGGAATAAATCGGGTTTCGGGAATGCGTTACACCAGTTCCCAGTTACAACTAAAAGTTAGTGATACCGGAGTTGGGATTCCTCCAGAGGCTATACCACGCTTATTTGACCGATTTTATCGAGTTGATCCAGCGCGTACTCATCAGACACCAAAGATAGCTAATACTACAGGTTCAGGATTAGGATTAGCGATCGCACAAGCTATAGTCGAACATCATCAAGGTCAAATTCAAATTGATAGTATTGTTGGTGAAGGTACTACTTTCACTGTTATTTTACCAATTACTGTAGGGGTTTAG
- the ppk1 gene encoding polyphosphate kinase 1, translating to MAKPKKINPTINLNESQYYINRELSWLEFNSRVLHEACDERTPLLERLKFLAIFSSNLDEFFMVRVAALKQQVEAKVNLLTPDGRTPQQQLDDIRSKLSPQIKKQNEQFEQILQPLLVNQGIYILDYIELNQKQRNYLDNYFKEQIFPVLTPLAVDPSHPFPYISNLSLNLAVVVKNPDTEEEFFARVKVPKVLPRFLPLPADLAIQNQGKPVYWSGVPLEQAIAHNLQDLFPGMNIQEYHPFRITRDADLELEEDEADDLLLAIEQELRKRRMGGTPVRLEIKSQTPESVRCRLLQDLELTDNDIYEVDGLLGLRDLMYFMALPLPELKEPPRQSVVPSRLQRLREPSVNPDLLELEEGKDFFAIIREKDLLVHHPYQSFSGTVERFITQAAHDPNVLAIKMTLYRTSGDSPIVNALIAAAENGKQVSVLVELKARFDEENNIYWARRLERVGVHVVYGLVGLKTHSKIVMVVRREKDRMRRYVHIGTGNYNPKTARLYTDLGLFSCREELGADLADVFNFLTGYSLQKSYREILVAPVNMRDRFFELIQREIENVQNGFSGRIVAKMNALVDPKIIAALYEASRAGVQIDLIIRGICCLRPGLKEISDNIRIISIVGRFLEHSRIFYFYNNSQEEIYIGSADWMRRNLDRRVEVITPIRDQDIAKDLQEILGIMLADNRQAWELQPDGSYIQRVPGDDCTETNSQKNLMSMALRSVGMT from the coding sequence ATGGCAAAACCAAAAAAAATTAACCCTACCATTAATCTGAATGAATCACAATACTATATAAACCGCGAGTTAAGCTGGTTGGAGTTTAATAGTAGAGTGTTGCATGAAGCTTGTGATGAGCGTACACCACTACTAGAACGCCTCAAATTTTTAGCTATTTTTAGTTCTAATTTAGATGAATTTTTTATGGTGCGAGTTGCAGCACTAAAGCAACAGGTAGAAGCCAAAGTTAACTTATTAACTCCCGATGGACGGACACCACAACAACAACTAGATGATATTCGCTCAAAACTCAGTCCCCAAATCAAAAAACAAAATGAGCAGTTTGAGCAGATTTTACAACCCCTGTTGGTAAATCAGGGAATTTACATCCTTGACTACATAGAACTAAATCAAAAACAGCGGAATTATCTGGATAATTATTTTAAAGAACAAATTTTTCCCGTTCTGACTCCTTTAGCTGTTGATCCTAGTCATCCTTTTCCTTATATTTCCAATCTCAGCTTAAATTTGGCTGTGGTGGTAAAAAACCCAGATACGGAAGAAGAATTTTTTGCACGAGTCAAAGTTCCTAAAGTTTTACCGCGTTTTTTACCTTTACCCGCAGATTTAGCAATTCAAAATCAGGGAAAACCTGTTTATTGGTCAGGTGTACCTTTAGAACAAGCGATCGCTCATAATCTCCAAGACTTGTTTCCAGGGATGAATATTCAGGAATATCACCCTTTCCGCATTACTCGTGATGCTGACCTAGAACTAGAAGAAGACGAAGCCGATGACCTGTTATTAGCCATTGAACAGGAACTTCGCAAACGCCGCATGGGTGGAACTCCAGTCCGCTTAGAAATTAAATCTCAAACTCCAGAATCAGTACGTTGCAGGTTATTGCAAGATTTGGAATTAACCGACAACGATATCTATGAGGTAGATGGTTTGCTGGGACTGCGAGATTTAATGTATTTTATGGCTTTACCATTACCAGAACTAAAAGAACCTCCCCGTCAATCAGTCGTCCCTTCCCGCTTACAACGTCTTAGAGAACCAAGTGTCAATCCAGATTTATTAGAACTAGAAGAAGGAAAAGACTTCTTTGCCATTATTCGAGAAAAAGATTTGCTAGTGCATCATCCCTATCAATCTTTTTCTGGGACAGTGGAACGCTTTATTACCCAGGCAGCCCATGACCCGAATGTGTTAGCAATCAAAATGACACTTTACCGCACCTCTGGAGACTCACCCATAGTTAATGCTTTAATTGCTGCTGCGGAAAATGGTAAACAAGTTTCTGTGTTGGTGGAATTAAAAGCCAGATTTGATGAAGAAAATAATATTTACTGGGCTAGACGTTTAGAAAGAGTTGGTGTCCACGTTGTTTATGGTTTGGTAGGTCTAAAAACCCATAGCAAAATCGTCATGGTGGTGCGGCGGGAAAAAGACCGGATGCGTCGTTATGTGCATATTGGAACCGGAAATTATAACCCGAAAACAGCACGACTATATACAGATTTAGGGTTGTTTAGTTGTCGTGAAGAATTGGGTGCTGATTTAGCAGATGTGTTTAACTTTTTAACCGGTTATTCTCTCCAGAAATCTTATCGAGAAATATTAGTTGCACCAGTGAATATGCGCGATCGCTTTTTTGAACTTATTCAGCGAGAAATCGAAAATGTCCAAAATGGATTTTCTGGCCGCATCGTCGCTAAAATGAATGCCCTCGTTGATCCCAAAATCATCGCAGCTTTATACGAAGCCTCCCGTGCTGGAGTCCAAATTGACTTAATTATCAGGGGTATTTGCTGTTTACGTCCAGGACTCAAAGAAATCAGCGACAATATCCGCATCATCAGCATCGTCGGCAGATTTTTAGAACATTCTCGCATTTTCTACTTTTACAACAATAGCCAAGAAGAAATATATATTGGCAGTGCTGACTGGATGCGTCGCAATCTAGACCGTCGAGTAGAAGTAATTACTCCAATTAGAGACCAAGATATTGCTAAAGATTTGCAAGAAATATTGGGAATTATGTTAGCAGATAATCGTCAAGCTTGGGAATTACAACCTGATGGTAGTTATATCCAAAGAGTTCCCGGTGATGATTGCACAGAAACTAATTCTCAAAAAAATCTCATGTCTATGGCATTACGCTCTGTAGGCATGACTTAA
- a CDS encoding response regulator has protein sequence MLMLSCKSSVLRVLLVDDHELTRLSLQLAFSCQENMLVVGLASNGNEAIEMVKLSQPDVIVLDLHMPIMDGWRASGYIKSISPNTQILAYSSIDDAHLQQTKAMPNFDEVCNKDAPTTQLIALVRQMGERAIQNSIRG, from the coding sequence ATGTTAATGTTGTCCTGTAAGTCTTCTGTTTTGCGTGTCTTATTGGTTGATGATCATGAATTGACTCGTTTAAGCCTACAATTAGCTTTTTCTTGCCAAGAAAATATGCTGGTAGTAGGTTTAGCCAGTAATGGTAATGAAGCTATAGAAATGGTCAAACTTTCTCAACCTGATGTGATTGTTTTAGATTTACATATGCCAATCATGGATGGCTGGCGAGCATCTGGTTATATTAAATCCATATCTCCAAATACTCAAATTCTGGCTTACTCGTCAATTGACGATGCACATTTGCAGCAGACAAAGGCAATGCCTAACTTCGATGAAGTTTGCAACAAAGATGCACCTACAACTCAGCTCATTGCTTTGGTTAGACAGATGGGCGAGCGTGCTATCCAAAATTCAATTAGAGGCTGA
- a CDS encoding DUF2854 domain-containing protein produces MLGNISLGTLGLTVGSILIIVGFVAYAADNASLNLVGFFYGFPLFLGGLALKANELKPIPFSQSTTPSVLELRKQQATVTQNRVRTDITRFCYGQEGHFDRALTYLGLSPSNEERPIVTGLRETEVNGAYCIILEFDSPLIPLDIWQEKHEKMTKYFAPNVEVKITQPSEDKIELELISTQQ; encoded by the coding sequence ATGCTAGGCAACATTTCTTTGGGAACACTCGGTTTAACCGTGGGTAGCATATTAATCATAGTTGGCTTTGTCGCCTACGCTGCTGATAATGCTTCTCTTAATCTTGTAGGATTTTTCTATGGGTTTCCTCTCTTCTTGGGAGGTTTAGCACTCAAAGCCAATGAACTCAAGCCCATCCCTTTTAGTCAATCTACCACACCGTCTGTGTTAGAGCTAAGAAAACAGCAAGCAACTGTGACTCAAAACAGAGTTCGTACTGACATCACCCGATTTTGCTATGGTCAAGAAGGTCATTTTGATAGGGCGCTGACTTACCTGGGTTTGAGTCCTAGCAACGAAGAACGACCAATAGTTACTGGTTTGCGAGAAACAGAAGTTAATGGGGCTTATTGTATTATTTTAGAATTTGATTCACCCCTAATTCCGCTGGATATTTGGCAAGAAAAACACGAAAAAATGACCAAATATTTTGCTCCTAATGTTGAAGTGAAAATTACACAACCTAGTGAAGATAAAATTGAATTGGAGTTAATTAGCACTCAACAATAA
- a CDS encoding chlororespiratory reduction protein 7 has product MPNPLMYQQDNFVVLETNQPEQFLTTSELLEKLANTLQQLPFDDLPPDVQKFKLVSDQAQYLIDTSCELDIGPGKYLQWYAVRLEK; this is encoded by the coding sequence ATGCCAAATCCATTAATGTATCAACAGGATAATTTTGTTGTTCTGGAAACCAACCAACCAGAACAATTTTTGACGACATCAGAGTTATTAGAAAAGTTGGCAAATACTTTGCAGCAACTTCCATTTGATGACTTACCTCCTGATGTGCAGAAATTTAAGCTGGTATCAGATCAAGCACAATACTTAATAGATACCAGTTGTGAATTAGATATTGGCCCTGGAAAATATTTACAGTGGTATGCAGTGCGACTAGAAAAGTAA
- a CDS encoding histidine kinase, with translation MLKHDYMQVSQDQPIYSEAPLQLLLFVDGRPKSRQQVQRIRAYLKELEAEYSFELQIIDVGQQPYLAEHFKLVATPALIKIHPEPQQSLAGSNIIAELKNWWPRWQSAVDAFLKLQEDLHECMDENVLVISPKSTIRSVAVSAELIKLSDEIFHLKQEKEKLQEQLQFKDRVMAMLAHDLRNPLTAAAIAIETLQSNYNADKGEFQRLKPGMIVHLLKQARSQTRIIDRMIADLLEVGRGNDTEFPIIPQKLELGKLSLDVLEELRDRYIAKSQKIETDIPSDLPRVYADPERIRQVLVNLLDNAIKYTPEGGIISVAGLHRTTQKVQFSIGDTGPGIPLENRDRIFENHFRLQRDEGKDGYGIGLSLCQRIIQAHYGQIWVDSSANGGAWFHFTLPVYPS, from the coding sequence GTGCTGAAACACGATTACATGCAAGTTTCCCAGGATCAGCCTATCTATTCTGAGGCTCCACTCCAGCTGTTGCTGTTTGTCGATGGGCGACCAAAGTCCCGACAACAGGTACAGCGAATACGCGCCTATTTAAAAGAACTAGAAGCTGAGTATAGTTTTGAACTTCAAATCATTGATGTCGGGCAACAACCCTATTTGGCGGAACACTTCAAATTGGTAGCTACGCCTGCCTTAATCAAAATCCACCCTGAACCCCAGCAGAGTCTGGCTGGCAGTAATATCATAGCCGAATTGAAAAACTGGTGGCCCCGCTGGCAATCTGCTGTAGACGCATTTTTAAAGTTACAGGAAGATCTACATGAATGTATGGATGAGAATGTCTTGGTAATTTCACCTAAATCTACAATCCGTTCTGTGGCTGTTTCTGCTGAGTTAATCAAGCTTTCAGATGAAATTTTTCACTTGAAGCAAGAAAAGGAAAAGCTGCAAGAACAGCTACAGTTTAAAGATCGAGTGATGGCGATGTTGGCACATGACCTCCGCAATCCTTTAACTGCGGCTGCTATAGCTATAGAAACTCTTCAATCTAACTACAATGCTGATAAGGGAGAATTCCAACGTCTAAAACCGGGCATGATTGTCCATTTATTAAAACAAGCCCGCAGTCAAACGCGAATAATTGATCGGATGATAGCTGATTTGTTAGAAGTTGGCCGTGGTAATGATACAGAATTTCCGATTATACCGCAAAAGCTGGAATTGGGTAAACTTAGTTTAGATGTTTTGGAGGAATTGCGCGATCGCTATATTGCCAAATCTCAGAAAATAGAAACAGATATCCCCAGCGATTTACCCCGTGTATATGCAGATCCAGAACGTATCCGCCAAGTGCTGGTTAACCTTTTGGATAATGCCATTAAATACACACCTGAAGGCGGGATTATTAGTGTCGCTGGACTGCACCGCACCACCCAAAAAGTCCAATTCAGTATTGGTGATACTGGCCCTGGTATTCCTCTAGAAAACCGCGATCGCATTTTTGAAAATCATTTCCGTCTGCAACGTGATGAAGGTAAAGATGGTTATGGAATTGGTCTTTCTTTATGCCAACGCATTATCCAGGCGCACTATGGTCAAATTTGGGTAGATTCATCAGCCAATGGGGGTGCATGGTTCCACTTTACTTTACCAGTTTATCCATCTTAG